One Kitasatospora sp. MAP12-44 DNA segment encodes these proteins:
- a CDS encoding TetR/AcrR family transcriptional regulator, with protein sequence MTDTPRDPSASIWVAPPKGRKRGSAPAGLSRERVIRAAVALMDAEGLPAFSMRKLAAELDVTPMSVYWYVDTKDALLELALDEVVGEIRIPPLEDHGDWRRHLRTLAHEYRHCFQRHPWAGQLVGQFLAIGPNSMLFSTSAVAAATRSGLTGDQLGGALGLIFQFVYGFALVEAQWSLRVRVSGLGEDEFQRAVFGIAEQADPRFVENTDLVAQQLEGGVAKARDRQFEVGLDIAMAGIDATLAQSQSQSQSQSPA encoded by the coding sequence ATGACCGACACACCCCGCGACCCGAGCGCCAGCATCTGGGTGGCCCCGCCCAAGGGGCGCAAGCGGGGCAGCGCGCCTGCCGGCCTCAGCCGTGAGCGGGTCATCCGCGCCGCGGTCGCGCTGATGGACGCCGAGGGCCTGCCGGCCTTCTCCATGCGCAAGTTGGCGGCCGAGCTGGACGTCACACCGATGTCGGTCTACTGGTACGTCGACACCAAGGACGCCCTGCTCGAACTCGCCCTGGACGAGGTGGTCGGCGAGATCCGCATCCCGCCGCTGGAGGACCACGGCGACTGGCGCCGGCATCTGCGCACGCTCGCTCACGAGTACCGGCACTGCTTCCAACGCCACCCGTGGGCCGGGCAGTTGGTCGGACAGTTCCTGGCCATCGGGCCGAACTCGATGCTCTTCTCCACCAGCGCCGTCGCCGCGGCGACGCGCAGCGGTCTCACCGGTGACCAACTCGGCGGGGCGCTCGGCCTGATCTTCCAGTTCGTGTACGGGTTCGCGCTGGTGGAGGCGCAGTGGTCGCTGCGGGTGCGGGTCTCCGGGCTGGGCGAGGACGAGTTCCAACGGGCCGTCTTCGGGATCGCCGAACAGGCCGACCCCCGGTTCGTGGAGAACACCGACCTGGTGGCGCAGCAGCTGGAGGGCGGCGTCGCCAAGGCCCGCGACCGGCAGTTCGAGGTGGGCCTGGATATCGCGATGGCCGGCATCGACGCCACCCTCGCGCAGTCGCAGTCGCAGTCGCAGTCGCAGTCGCCGGCCTAG
- a CDS encoding EamA family transporter, with the protein MIAKAVISDGAVAGGAVGRVVSRTLGRAPAGGLVVAGLCGLQGGAALATRLYPAVGIGGVVSLRLCLAAAVLCALWRPGLLRERGTGLRREPGTLGLIAAAGTLLAIHHLTYYNAVARLPLGAATTVEFLGPFALALAGSRRGADLAWALLALTGVALLGGGGLALNAVGLGFAAVAGACWAGYILVSARLAHRVRDGGALALAVTWGALLSLPFGLASGGTALLKPWVLALGLAVAVLSSVLPYSFQFEAIRRLPAGVFGILTSLEPALGAVVGLLFLDQRLAAVQWIGIAAVASASAGATRPGGRPSSRPSPRPSL; encoded by the coding sequence GTGATCGCCAAAGCTGTGATCTCCGACGGCGCGGTCGCCGGCGGCGCGGTCGGCCGAGTGGTCAGTCGGACGCTCGGCCGGGCTCCCGCCGGCGGCCTGGTGGTGGCCGGCCTGTGCGGACTGCAGGGCGGCGCCGCCCTGGCCACCCGGCTCTACCCGGCCGTCGGCATCGGCGGCGTGGTGAGCCTGCGGCTCTGCCTGGCGGCGGCCGTGCTCTGCGCGCTCTGGCGCCCCGGGCTGCTGCGCGAGCGCGGCACCGGCCTGCGCCGGGAGCCCGGCACCCTCGGCCTGATCGCCGCCGCCGGCACCCTGCTGGCGATCCATCACCTGACCTACTACAACGCGGTGGCCCGACTCCCGCTGGGCGCCGCCACCACCGTCGAGTTCCTCGGCCCCTTCGCGCTCGCGCTGGCCGGCTCGCGGCGCGGCGCCGACCTGGCGTGGGCGCTGCTCGCACTGACCGGCGTGGCGCTCCTGGGCGGCGGCGGGCTCGCCCTGAACGCCGTGGGTCTCGGCTTCGCTGCGGTGGCCGGAGCCTGCTGGGCCGGCTACATCCTGGTCTCGGCCCGGCTGGCCCACCGGGTACGCGACGGGGGCGCGCTCGCGCTCGCCGTCACCTGGGGCGCCCTGCTGAGCCTGCCGTTCGGCCTGGCCTCCGGCGGCACGGCGCTGCTGAAGCCCTGGGTGCTGGCGCTCGGCCTGGCGGTGGCGGTGCTCTCCAGCGTGCTGCCGTACTCCTTCCAGTTCGAGGCGATCCGGCGGCTGCCCGCGGGCGTCTTCGGCATCCTGACCAGCCTGGAGCCCGCCCTGGGTGCCGTGGTCGGCCTGCTCTTCCTCGACCAGCGGCTCGCCGCCGTGCAGTGGATCGGCATCGCCGCGGTCGCCAGCGCCTCGGCGGGCGCTACCCGGCCCGGCGGGCGCCCGTCCTCGCGCCCGTCCCCCCGCCCGTCCTTGTAA
- a CDS encoding GNAT family N-acetyltransferase has protein sequence MTEILTPRLLLRRWSDHDLAAMAEIHADPDVMRWIGDGSVRDLEQTAESIEKWEEEWDDEGFGLFAVELLGSGELAGFTGLSVPTFLPEVLPDIEIGWRLGRQFWGQGYASEAAHAAMEFALEDRGLDRLISVSRVDNAASQNVMRKLGMKHERDTVHPAYGHPLSIHSIDLTEYRA, from the coding sequence ATGACCGAGATCCTCACACCCCGACTGCTGCTGCGCCGCTGGAGCGACCACGACCTCGCCGCGATGGCCGAGATCCACGCTGACCCCGACGTGATGCGCTGGATCGGCGACGGCTCGGTTCGCGACCTGGAGCAGACCGCGGAATCCATCGAGAAGTGGGAGGAGGAGTGGGACGACGAGGGCTTCGGCCTCTTCGCCGTCGAGCTGCTGGGCTCGGGCGAGCTGGCCGGGTTCACCGGTCTCTCGGTGCCCACCTTCCTGCCCGAGGTGCTGCCCGACATCGAGATCGGCTGGCGGCTCGGCCGCCAGTTCTGGGGCCAGGGCTACGCCTCGGAGGCCGCCCACGCCGCGATGGAGTTCGCGCTGGAGGACCGCGGCCTCGACCGCCTGATCAGCGTCAGCCGAGTGGACAACGCCGCCTCGCAGAACGTGATGCGCAAGCTGGGCATGAAGCATGAGCGCGACACCGTCCACCCGGCGTACGGCCATCCGCTGAGCATCCACAGCATCGACCTCACGGAGTACCGCGCCTGA